One genomic segment of Arcobacter porcinus includes these proteins:
- the prfA gene encoding peptide chain release factor 1 produces MLKDKLQPFIARFEEITNLLMSPDISSDIKRMTSLSKEQSSIEPIVEKAKEYIKVLNDIEENRLMLDDPELGDLAKEELKELDSRKPQLEEDIKFLMIPKDPNDDRNIYLELRAGTGGDEAALFVADLFRGYLRYAENNDWKVEIMSSSDSEAGGYKELVFLVKGDHVYSKLKFEGGTHRVQRVPATESQGRVHTSAITVAVMPEVDDVEVEISESDLKIDVMRASGNGGQSVNTTDSAVRITHIPSGIVVTNQDQKSQHKNKERALKVLKAKLYEIEMEKKMEAEGANRKEQVGTGDRSGRIRTYNFPQNRISDHRINLTLYRLDSILEDGLFDEVIDPLIADHQSRLIEANGL; encoded by the coding sequence ATGTTAAAAGATAAACTTCAACCATTTATTGCTAGATTCGAGGAAATAACAAATCTTTTGATGTCTCCTGATATATCTAGTGATATAAAAAGAATGACTTCGCTTTCTAAAGAGCAGTCAAGTATTGAGCCAATAGTAGAGAAAGCAAAAGAATATATAAAAGTTCTTAATGACATTGAAGAAAACAGACTTATGCTTGATGATCCTGAATTAGGGGATTTAGCAAAAGAAGAGTTAAAAGAGTTGGATTCTAGAAAACCACAATTAGAAGAAGATATAAAATTTCTAATGATTCCAAAAGACCCAAATGATGATAGAAATATCTATTTGGAGCTAAGAGCTGGAACAGGTGGAGATGAAGCAGCACTTTTTGTTGCTGATCTATTCAGAGGATATTTAAGATATGCCGAGAATAATGATTGGAAAGTTGAGATTATGAGCTCGAGTGATAGTGAAGCTGGTGGTTACAAAGAACTTGTTTTCCTTGTAAAAGGTGATCACGTATATTCTAAACTAAAATTTGAAGGTGGAACTCACAGAGTTCAAAGAGTTCCTGCAACTGAATCTCAAGGAAGAGTTCACACATCAGCTATTACAGTTGCTGTTATGCCTGAAGTTGATGATGTTGAAGTAGAAATAAGCGAAAGCGATTTAAAAATTGATGTAATGAGAGCTAGTGGAAATGGTGGTCAATCTGTAAATACAACGGATTCTGCTGTTAGAATTACTCATATTCCATCAGGTATTGTTGTAACAAACCAAGATCAAAAATCGCAACATAAAAATAAAGAAAGAGCCTTGAAAGTTCTTAAAGCAAAGCTTTATGAAATTGAAATGGAAAAGAAAATGGAAGCTGAAGGTGCCAACAGAAAAGAACAAGTTGGAACTGGAGATAGAAGTGGAAGAATTAGAACTTATAATTTCCCACAAAATAGAATAAGCGACCACAGAATAAATCTAACTTTATATAGATTAGATAGCATTTTAGAAGATGGTTTGTTTGATGAAGTAATTGATCCTCTTATTGCTGATCATCAATCAAGACTTATAGAAGCTAACGGTCTATAA
- the rpsT gene encoding 30S ribosomal protein S20, with translation MANHKSSEKRARQTIVKTIRNRFYKTRIKNITKEVIVAVESADKEKAVEAMKIANKYLHHCVSKGILAKGTAARKVSRLQLKVNAI, from the coding sequence ATGGCAAATCATAAATCTTCTGAAAAGAGAGCTAGACAGACGATAGTAAAAACTATTAGAAATAGATTTTACAAAACAAGAATCAAAAATATCACTAAAGAAGTAATAGTTGCAGTTGAAAGTGCTGACAAAGAAAAAGCAGTTGAAGCTATGAAAATTGCAAACAAATACTTACACCACTGTGTTTCTAAAGGTATTTTAGCAAAAGGAACAGCAGCTAGAAAAGTAAGCAGACTTCAATTAAAAGTTAATGCAATATAA
- the glmM gene encoding phosphoglucosamine mutase → MKLFGTDGVRGKAGDFLDVITVIKLAQAAGIHFRKHSTTNKILVGKDTRRSGYMIENALVSGLTSVGYNVIQIGPMPTPAIAYLTESMRCDAGIMISASHNPFEDNGIKFFDNHGDKLSVEAEKSIEDIFNNNEQLQSNQATGKEIGSSKRIDDVIGRYIVSIKSSFPKDLTLKGLRIVLDCANGAAYKVAPTILEELGADVITINNKPNGFNINDNCGAMHPENVAKLVSEYRADIGLALDGDADRLVVVDEKGEIVDGDKLIGALSVYLKEEKLLKNDTCVATVMSNKALEDYLNLHKIKLLRSNVGDKYVLELMKENDSNFGGEQSGHIIFSDAAKTGDGLASALQVLALIIKSKKSASEALNPFTLYPQILHNMKVSEKIPLENIKGLEDLLKPIREKGIRDLIRYSGTENKIRLLLEGKSKKDVEDSMEKLIEFFKKAL, encoded by the coding sequence ATGAAACTATTTGGAACAGACGGGGTACGAGGAAAAGCTGGGGATTTTTTAGATGTTATAACTGTTATAAAATTAGCTCAAGCTGCTGGAATTCACTTTAGAAAACATTCAACTACAAACAAAATTCTTGTAGGAAAAGATACTAGAAGAAGTGGATATATGATTGAAAATGCACTTGTAAGTGGACTTACATCAGTTGGATATAATGTGATTCAAATTGGACCAATGCCAACTCCTGCAATTGCATATTTAACTGAAAGTATGAGATGTGATGCTGGAATTATGATAAGTGCTTCACATAATCCTTTTGAAGATAATGGAATTAAATTTTTCGATAATCATGGAGATAAATTAAGTGTAGAAGCTGAAAAATCTATTGAAGATATTTTTAACAATAATGAACAACTGCAATCAAATCAAGCAACAGGAAAAGAGATTGGTTCTTCAAAGAGAATTGATGATGTTATTGGAAGATATATTGTTTCAATAAAAAGCTCTTTTCCAAAAGATTTAACATTAAAAGGTCTTAGAATTGTACTTGATTGTGCAAATGGTGCAGCATATAAAGTTGCTCCTACTATTTTAGAAGAGCTTGGTGCTGATGTTATTACAATTAATAATAAACCAAATGGATTTAATATTAATGATAATTGTGGAGCAATGCATCCAGAAAATGTTGCAAAATTAGTTTCTGAATATAGAGCTGATATTGGTCTTGCTCTTGATGGAGATGCTGATAGGCTTGTTGTTGTTGATGAAAAAGGTGAAATTGTTGATGGAGATAAATTAATTGGTGCATTAAGTGTATATTTAAAAGAAGAAAAGCTTCTAAAAAATGATACTTGTGTTGCAACAGTTATGTCAAATAAAGCTTTAGAAGATTATTTAAACTTACATAAAATTAAACTATTAAGAAGTAATGTTGGAGATAAATATGTTCTTGAACTTATGAAAGAGAATGATTCAAATTTTGGTGGAGAGCAAAGTGGACATATAATCTTTTCAGATGCTGCAAAAACAGGAGATGGTTTAGCTTCTGCACTTCAAGTTTTAGCATTAATTATAAAATCAAAAAAGAGTGCAAGTGAAGCACTAAATCCATTTACTTTATATCCACAAATTTTACACAATATGAAAGTAAGTGAAAAAATTCCTTTAGAAAATATAAAAGGATTAGAAGATCTTTTAAAACCAATTAGAGAAAAAGGTATTAGAGATCTGATTAGATACTCTGGAACTGAGAATAAAATAAGACTTTTGCTTGAAGGTAAAAGTAAAAAAGATGTAGAAGATTCAATGGAAAAACTTATTGAGTTTTTCAAAAAAGCTTTATAA
- the lspA gene encoding signal peptidase II translates to MNKKLKLAMIIFIAVFIIDQIIKYGFANLGWDANGSVMSLKLAYNYGVAFSMFAFLDEYLKYIQLILVVAGTVYLLLNRDIFYKYYFSIALLYAGGLSNILDRFTYGAVVDYFYWHYLFEFAIFNFADVMINLSVAIIIFIQIKDTRAERKLKNQKDKA, encoded by the coding sequence ATGAATAAAAAATTAAAATTGGCAATGATTATTTTCATTGCTGTATTTATTATAGATCAAATTATAAAATATGGCTTTGCAAATTTAGGCTGGGATGCAAATGGAAGTGTAATGAGTCTGAAACTTGCATATAATTATGGTGTTGCATTTTCAATGTTTGCATTTTTAGATGAATATTTAAAGTATATACAGCTTATTTTAGTAGTAGCTGGAACAGTTTATCTACTTTTAAATAGAGATATTTTTTATAAATACTATTTTTCAATAGCTTTATTATATGCAGGTGGATTATCAAATATTTTAGATAGATTTACTTATGGAGCTGTTGTTGATTATTTTTATTGGCACTATTTATTTGAGTTTGCAATTTTTAATTTTGCAGATGTGATGATAAATTTATCAGTTGCAATAATCATATTTATTCAGATAAAAGATACAAGAGCAGAAAGAAAGCTAAAAAATCAAAAAGATAAAGCTTAA
- the leuC gene encoding 3-isopropylmalate dehydratase large subunit yields MGQTITEKIFSEHVGKKVFAGEIVRSKIDMVIGNDITTPISIRAFEEGGFEKLANPDGFAIVLDHFIPAKDIASANQAKISRDFAMKHNLKNFFDEKDMGIEHALLPEKGLVIPGDVIIGADSHTCTHGALGAFSTGMGSTDISFGMITGGNWFKVPESIKVVFKGKPAPFVTGKDLILEIIRILGVDGALYKALEFTGDTIKYLSMDDRFSLCNMAIEAGAKNGIVAYDQVTKEFLDKVAKENGGLRDEPKIHYSDENATYCQVIEIDVEKLEPVIAYPFLPSNGHSVSQAVKDDIRVDQVFIGSCTNGRLSDFKVAAEILKDKKVARHVRLILTPGTQKILREATKLGYIDTLVDAGAVVSNPTCGACLGGYMGILGDGEVCISTTNRNFVGRMGSRSSKIYLANSAVAAASAISGYITDPRSL; encoded by the coding sequence ATGGGTCAAACAATTACGGAAAAAATATTTAGTGAACATGTTGGGAAAAAGGTTTTTGCTGGAGAGATTGTAAGAAGCAAAATTGATATGGTTATTGGAAATGATATTACAACTCCAATTTCTATTAGAGCTTTTGAAGAGGGTGGTTTTGAAAAACTTGCGAATCCAGATGGTTTTGCTATTGTTTTAGATCACTTTATCCCTGCAAAAGATATTGCAAGTGCAAATCAAGCAAAAATTTCAAGAGATTTTGCGATGAAACATAATCTAAAAAACTTTTTTGATGAAAAAGATATGGGAATAGAGCATGCACTTTTACCTGAAAAAGGATTAGTAATACCAGGTGATGTAATAATTGGAGCAGATTCTCACACATGTACTCATGGTGCTTTAGGAGCATTTAGTACAGGAATGGGAAGTACAGATATCTCTTTTGGAATGATTACAGGTGGAAATTGGTTTAAAGTTCCAGAATCAATAAAAGTTGTATTCAAAGGGAAACCAGCACCATTTGTTACTGGAAAAGACCTTATTTTAGAAATTATTAGAATACTTGGAGTTGATGGAGCTTTATATAAAGCTTTAGAATTTACAGGAGATACAATTAAATATCTATCAATGGATGATAGATTCTCTTTATGTAATATGGCTATTGAAGCAGGTGCTAAAAATGGAATTGTTGCTTATGATCAAGTTACAAAAGAGTTTTTAGATAAAGTTGCTAAGGAAAATGGTGGATTAAGAGATGAACCAAAGATTCATTATAGTGATGAAAATGCTACATATTGTCAAGTTATTGAAATTGATGTTGAAAAACTTGAACCTGTAATTGCATATCCTTTTTTACCATCAAATGGACATAGTGTTTCTCAAGCTGTAAAAGATGATATTAGAGTAGATCAAGTATTTATAGGATCTTGTACAAATGGAAGATTAAGTGATTTTAAAGTTGCAGCAGAAATTTTAAAAGATAAAAAAGTTGCAAGACATGTAAGATTAATATTGACTCCAGGAACACAAAAGATTTTAAGAGAAGCTACAAAACTAGGATATATTGATACTTTGGTTGATGCAGGAGCTGTTGTATCAAACCCAACATGTGGAGCCTGTTTAGGTGGATATATGGGGATTTTAGGAGATGGAGAAGTTTGTATCTCTACAACAAATAGAAACTTTGTTGGAAGAATGGGAAGTAGAAGTTCAAAAATATATTTAGCAAATAGTGCAGTTGCAGCTGCGAGTGCAATTTCTGGATATATTACAGATCCTAGAAGTTTATAA
- the mobA gene encoding molybdenum cofactor guanylyltransferase MobA, with translation MPQTPFEIPCVILSGGKSQRMGEDKSLLPFGSSNSLIEYQYNRLKPYFSDTFISSKTNKFLFLKDSSKLILDENKDIYSPILALQTILKRFDKVFIITVDTPFVRIETIKELIENSDNYDVVIAKDEEKIHNLCGVFSNSCLKNINLMIEENIHKINYLIKQTNFKEINFNYKNEFININNRTEYQRAIDII, from the coding sequence ATGCCTCAAACTCCATTTGAAATACCTTGTGTTATTTTAAGTGGTGGAAAGAGCCAAAGAATGGGAGAAGATAAATCTCTTCTACCTTTTGGTTCTTCAAACTCTTTAATAGAGTATCAATATAATAGATTAAAACCATATTTTAGTGATACTTTTATCTCTTCAAAAACTAATAAATTTTTATTTTTAAAAGATAGTTCAAAACTAATTTTAGATGAAAATAAAGATATATATTCTCCAATTTTAGCACTACAAACAATTTTAAAAAGATTTGATAAAGTTTTTATAATAACAGTTGATACTCCTTTTGTAAGAATAGAAACTATAAAAGAGTTAATAGAAAATAGTGATAACTATGATGTAGTTATTGCTAAAGATGAAGAGAAAATTCATAATCTTTGTGGGGTGTTTTCTAATAGCTGTTTAAAAAATATTAATTTAATGATTGAAGAAAATATACATAAGATAAACTATTTAATAAAACAAACAAACTTTAAGGAAATAAACTTTAATTATAAAAATGAATTTATCAATATCAACAATAGAACCGAATATCAAAGAGCCATTGATATAATCTAA
- a CDS encoding NAD(P)/FAD-dependent oxidoreductase — translation MKKDELNEALKIIDAELKKAGISRRDAFKLAGLGGAAFLAGGSELQAASLAQANSSAKGKIVIIGGGLAGVSTAALILRNMSNADITIVEPNPKSVSYQPGTTLIGSGVYTKEDIDYDTKDYYPKEVEVIESKAIDFNPESNKVTLENGSVLDYDFLVVAAGIALDYGSIKGLENIGDIFSAGDGSKIVKAFGNSGITSVYNIDSSVHMWEESKKFIERAKKGEDLNAVFTAPNTPIKCGGAPKKVMYLLNSRLNEAKARKSVNMSYYDDGDKLFGVKEYADAIEEQFIKRDFKWNFKHNLTEVDVSKKIAIFDKYWEEKGAYDKDLEEYEIVTKNERVEVNFDFLHITPPQKAPDEIGKSAIGSAKSWVPVDKETLQHVKYKNIFALGDIAAVPMGKTGGTVRKQYKVLVENLISAMEGKELRAKFDGYTVCPLITDIGKVMLAEFNWSAKPTPSFPLDPLQERWIWWLLKVYLLKPMTQYGMLSGRA, via the coding sequence ATGAAAAAAGATGAATTAAATGAGGCATTGAAAATAATTGATGCTGAATTAAAAAAAGCTGGTATATCAAGAAGAGATGCTTTTAAATTAGCAGGGCTTGGAGGAGCAGCGTTTTTAGCAGGTGGAAGTGAATTACAAGCAGCAAGCTTAGCACAAGCAAATAGCAGTGCAAAAGGTAAAATTGTAATTATTGGTGGTGGTTTAGCAGGTGTTTCAACAGCCGCTTTAATATTAAGAAATATGTCTAATGCAGATATTACAATCGTTGAACCAAATCCTAAGTCTGTATCATATCAGCCAGGAACTACACTTATAGGTTCTGGTGTATATACAAAAGAAGATATAGATTATGATACAAAAGATTATTATCCAAAAGAAGTAGAAGTAATAGAAAGTAAAGCTATTGATTTCAACCCTGAGTCGAATAAAGTTACTTTAGAGAATGGAAGCGTATTAGATTATGACTTTTTAGTTGTTGCAGCTGGAATTGCTCTTGATTATGGATCTATAAAAGGACTTGAAAATATTGGAGATATTTTCAGTGCAGGAGATGGAAGTAAAATAGTTAAAGCTTTTGGAAATAGTGGAATTACATCTGTATATAATATTGATAGTTCTGTTCATATGTGGGAAGAGAGTAAAAAATTCATAGAAAGAGCTAAAAAAGGTGAAGATTTAAATGCTGTGTTTACAGCACCAAACACTCCTATTAAATGTGGAGGAGCACCAAAAAAAGTTATGTATCTTTTAAATTCTAGATTAAATGAAGCAAAAGCTAGAAAAAGTGTAAATATGAGTTACTATGATGATGGTGACAAACTTTTTGGAGTAAAAGAGTATGCAGATGCTATTGAAGAGCAATTTATAAAAAGAGATTTCAAATGGAATTTCAAACATAATCTAACAGAAGTTGATGTATCAAAGAAAATTGCAATATTTGATAAGTATTGGGAAGAAAAAGGTGCTTACGATAAAGATTTAGAAGAGTATGAAATAGTTACTAAAAATGAAAGAGTTGAAGTTAATTTTGATTTTTTACATATAACTCCACCACAAAAAGCTCCAGATGAAATTGGAAAATCTGCAATAGGATCAGCAAAATCTTGGGTACCTGTTGATAAAGAGACATTACAACACGTAAAATATAAAAATATATTTGCTCTTGGAGATATTGCAGCAGTTCCAATGGGGAAAACAGGTGGAACAGTAAGAAAACAATATAAAGTTTTAGTAGAAAACCTAATATCTGCAATGGAAGGAAAAGAGCTTAGAGCAAAATTTGATGGATATACAGTTTGTCCATTAATCACAGATATTGGAAAAGTTATGTTAGCAGAGTTTAACTGGAGTGCAAAACCAACTCCATCATTTCCTTTAGACCCATTACAAGAAAGATGGATTTGGTGGCTTTTAAAAGTTTATTTATTAAAACCAATGACTCAATATGGAATGTTAAGCGGTAGAGCATAA
- a CDS encoding rhodanese-like domain-containing protein, which produces MKKILSILLISGLFMFLSAEDSNLKAPSSEVKELIKKYNLKEIDYKGVEKAVGVGNRDSASAVLIDARPNGKYVRGTIPSSINIGDTTFKEDYKQIENLDKNKELIVFCAGYSCVKSPIVANMLKEKGHKNIKVYSGGEPEWKSRNYLEVGTVVVKTYLENNSALLVDARPNAKFMQETIVGSISIPDTSFDKLKGRFPIDKNEKIVAFCAGYECEKSHIIAKQLYSMGYKNVIVYAGGVPEWKKEGLPTTAGAKKAVSTEKETKAEFSKNGVKIGVDEGTVDGEWIKELIASNKVPNNIQIVNVLPAKDFKKGNIKGSINIEAEKFNAKELLSKLPKDKSIVFHCSAGSRSLEAWMKLQKDKIDMSEIFYLDAVIKCDGNKCNIEVNEPLG; this is translated from the coding sequence ATGAAAAAAATATTAAGTATATTATTGATTTCTGGTTTATTTATGTTCCTATCTGCTGAAGATAGTAATTTAAAAGCGCCTTCAAGTGAAGTTAAAGAGCTTATTAAAAAATATAATTTAAAAGAGATTGATTATAAAGGTGTTGAAAAAGCAGTTGGTGTTGGAAATAGGGATTCAGCTAGTGCAGTTTTAATTGATGCAAGACCAAATGGAAAATATGTAAGAGGAACTATTCCTTCAAGTATAAATATTGGTGATACAACATTTAAAGAAGATTATAAACAAATTGAGAATCTTGATAAAAATAAAGAATTAATAGTATTTTGTGCTGGATATTCTTGTGTAAAAAGTCCAATTGTTGCAAATATGCTAAAAGAAAAAGGTCATAAAAATATAAAAGTATATAGTGGTGGTGAGCCAGAATGGAAAAGTAGAAACTATTTAGAAGTTGGTACAGTTGTTGTAAAAACTTATTTAGAGAATAATAGTGCACTACTTGTTGATGCAAGACCAAATGCAAAGTTTATGCAAGAAACTATAGTTGGAAGTATATCAATTCCAGATACTTCTTTTGATAAATTAAAAGGTAGATTTCCAATCGATAAAAATGAAAAAATTGTTGCATTTTGTGCTGGTTATGAGTGTGAGAAATCTCATATAATTGCAAAACAACTTTACTCTATGGGGTATAAAAATGTAATTGTATATGCAGGTGGAGTTCCAGAATGGAAAAAAGAGGGTTTACCTACAACAGCTGGAGCTAAAAAAGCAGTTAGTACAGAAAAAGAAACAAAAGCAGAATTTAGTAAAAATGGTGTAAAAATAGGTGTTGATGAAGGAACTGTTGATGGAGAGTGGATTAAAGAGTTAATTGCTTCAAATAAAGTTCCAAATAATATTCAAATAGTGAATGTTTTACCAGCAAAAGATTTTAAAAAAGGTAATATAAAAGGTTCTATAAATATTGAAGCTGAGAAGTTTAATGCAAAAGAACTTTTATCAAAACTTCCAAAAGATAAATCTATTGTATTTCATTGTAGTGCAGGTTCAAGATCTCTTGAAGCTTGGATGAAATTACAAAAAGATAAAATTGATATGAGTGAAATATTCTATTTAGATGCTGTTATAAAATGTGATGGGAATAAATGTAATATAGAAGTAAATGAGCCTTTAGGATAA
- the rplT gene encoding 50S ribosomal protein L20, whose translation MPRVKTGVVRRRRHKKILKLARGFYSGRSKHFRKAKEQLERSLVYAYRDRRQKKRDIRKLWIIRINAACRLNDINYSRFINGLRLSGIELDRKILADLAMNDSAAFASLVVSAKAALK comes from the coding sequence ATGCCAAGAGTAAAAACTGGTGTTGTAAGAAGAAGAAGACACAAAAAAATATTAAAATTAGCAAGAGGTTTCTATAGTGGAAGAAGTAAACACTTCAGAAAAGCTAAAGAACAATTAGAAAGAAGCCTTGTTTATGCTTATAGAGATAGAAGACAGAAAAAAAGAGATATTAGAAAACTGTGGATTATAAGAATCAATGCAGCTTGTAGATTAAACGATATTAACTACTCAAGATTTATAAATGGTCTAAGATTATCAGGTATTGAACTAGATAGAAAAATACTTGCTGACCTTGCTATGAATGATTCTGCTGCATTTGCATCTTTAGTAGTTTCTGCTAAAGCAGCACTTAAATAA
- the rpmI gene encoding 50S ribosomal protein L35 gives MPKMKSVKGAVKRFKVKKNGSIKRGSAFRSHILTKKTQKRKRNLRGPQTVHSTNVAGTLSMLCKA, from the coding sequence ATGCCAAAAATGAAAAGCGTTAAAGGTGCTGTTAAAAGATTTAAAGTAAAGAAAAACGGATCTATTAAAAGAGGTTCAGCTTTTAGAAGTCACATTTTGACAAAAAAAACTCAAAAAAGAAAAAGAAACTTAAGAGGGCCACAAACTGTACATAGTACAAACGTAGCTGGAACTCTTTCGATGTTGTGTAAAGCGTAA
- the infC gene encoding translation initiation factor IF-3: MNEDITARELRCTSDDGENYGIIPTTQALSLAEEAGLDLVLIAPDAKPPVAKIMDYSKFKYQQEKKKKEAKKNQKVIVIKEIKLSVKIAENDINYKVKHAIEFLEDGNHVKFRVFLKGREMANPEAGVEVLNRVWAMVENIAVMDKEPKLEGRYVNLLVTPKKD; encoded by the coding sequence ATGAATGAAGACATTACAGCAAGAGAGTTAAGATGTACAAGTGATGATGGAGAGAATTATGGAATAATTCCAACTACACAAGCACTTTCTTTAGCTGAAGAAGCTGGTCTTGATTTGGTTCTTATAGCTCCTGATGCAAAACCACCTGTTGCTAAGATTATGGATTATAGTAAATTCAAATATCAACAAGAGAAAAAGAAAAAAGAAGCTAAAAAAAATCAAAAAGTAATAGTTATAAAAGAGATAAAATTATCTGTAAAAATTGCTGAAAATGATATCAATTACAAAGTAAAACATGCAATTGAATTTTTAGAAGATGGAAATCATGTTAAATTTAGAGTTTTCCTAAAGGGTAGAGAGATGGCAAACCCTGAAGCTGGTGTTGAAGTTCTAAACAGAGTTTGGGCTATGGTTGAAAACATTGCTGTTATGGATAAAGAACCAAAACTTGAAGGTAGATACGTAAATCTTCTTGTAACTCCTAAAAAAGACTAA
- the thrS gene encoding threonine--tRNA ligase codes for MEPIGILNDGQIFDLQTAEALNIVGDTIKADDSNESLEILRHSTAHLMAQAIKELYPEAKFFVGPVVNEGFYYDFKVNSKISDEDLPKIEKKMKELADRKLPITRHETSREEFYEKFKNDELKQAVLKNIKDEVITVYKQGDFEDLCRGPHLPNTRMIRSFKLTRVAGAYLGGDEKNEMITRIYGISFFDKKALNDYITMLEEAKKRDHRKLGTELELFTFNDEVGAGLPLWLPNGARLRSKLEHLLYKAHRIRGYEPVRGPEILKADMWRTSGHYANYKENMYFTTIDEQEYGIKPMNCVGHIQIFDNDLVSYKELPKKFFEYGVVHRHELSGAMHGLFRVREFTQDDAHIFCTQNQIKDVIFEVLEFVDSLLKLFDFKYEIEVSTKPEKAIGDDIFWETTTKAIMNALDEKNISYGIDEGGGAFYGPKIDIKILDAIGRKWQCGTVQIDMNLPSRFNISYINEKGEKEQPVMIHRAILGSFERFIGILTEHCAGEFPFAIAPTQVIFIPIAEPHVAYAKELQRELIENDLDSSIYDMNESLNKRIRMAEKQRVPMLVILGDEEVANKTVALRDRRKREQSNLSKDEFLQNLINILKGSKI; via the coding sequence TTGGAACCAATTGGTATTTTAAATGATGGTCAAATTTTTGACCTTCAAACTGCAGAAGCTTTAAATATTGTCGGAGATACAATTAAAGCTGACGACTCAAACGAATCTTTAGAGATTTTAAGACATTCAACTGCTCATCTTATGGCTCAAGCTATCAAAGAACTGTATCCTGAAGCAAAATTCTTTGTTGGTCCTGTTGTGAATGAAGGATTTTATTACGATTTTAAGGTAAATAGCAAAATCTCAGATGAAGATTTACCAAAAATTGAAAAGAAGATGAAAGAGCTTGCAGATAGGAAACTCCCAATTACAAGACATGAAACCTCAAGAGAAGAGTTTTATGAAAAATTCAAAAATGATGAACTAAAACAAGCTGTTTTAAAAAATATTAAAGATGAAGTAATCACTGTTTACAAGCAAGGTGATTTTGAAGATTTATGTAGAGGTCCACATTTACCAAATACAAGAATGATAAGAAGTTTCAAACTTACAAGAGTTGCTGGTGCATATCTTGGAGGAGATGAAAAAAATGAGATGATTACAAGAATTTATGGAATCTCATTTTTCGATAAGAAAGCTTTAAATGACTATATTACAATGCTTGAAGAAGCTAAAAAAAGAGATCATAGAAAACTTGGTACTGAACTTGAACTATTTACATTTAATGATGAAGTAGGAGCTGGACTTCCACTTTGGCTTCCAAATGGTGCAAGACTTAGAAGTAAACTAGAACATCTTTTATATAAAGCGCATAGAATAAGAGGTTATGAGCCTGTTCGTGGACCTGAAATTTTAAAAGCAGATATGTGGAGAACTTCAGGACACTACGCGAACTACAAAGAGAATATGTATTTTACGACTATTGATGAGCAAGAGTATGGAATAAAGCCTATGAACTGTGTTGGTCATATTCAAATATTTGATAATGATTTAGTATCATATAAAGAGCTTCCAAAAAAATTCTTTGAATATGGAGTTGTACATAGACACGAATTAAGTGGTGCTATGCATGGATTATTTAGAGTAAGAGAGTTCACTCAAGATGATGCACATATTTTTTGTACACAAAATCAGATAAAAGATGTTATTTTTGAAGTTTTAGAATTTGTTGATTCTCTTTTAAAATTATTTGATTTCAAATATGAGATTGAAGTATCAACAAAACCAGAAAAAGCAATTGGTGATGATATTTTTTGGGAAACAACTACAAAAGCTATTATGAATGCTTTAGATGAAAAAAATATATCTTATGGAATTGATGAAGGAGGAGGAGCATTTTATGGTCCAAAAATCGATATAAAGATTCTTGATGCAATTGGAAGAAAATGGCAATGTGGTACTGTTCAAATTGATATGAATTTACCTTCAAGATTCAATATTTCTTATATAAATGAAAAAGGTGAAAAAGAGCAACCTGTAATGATTCATAGAGCAATTTTAGGTTCATTTGAGAGATTTATAGGAATTTTAACTGAACACTGTGCTGGAGAGTTTCCATTTGCAATTGCTCCAACACAAGTTATTTTTATACCAATAGCTGAGCCACATGTTGCTTATGCTAAAGAGTTACAAAGAGAACTAATTGAAAATGATTTAGATTCATCAATTTATGATATGAATGAAAGTTTAAATAAAAGAATAAGAATGGCAGAGAAACAAAGAGTTCCAATGCTTGTTATTCTTGGTGATGAAGAGGTTGCAAATAAAACTGTAGCTCTAAGAGATAGAAGAAAAAGAGAGCAATCGAATTTAAGCAAAGATGAGTTTTTGCAGAATTTAATAAATATACTAAAAGGAAGTAAAATTTGA